The Halomicrobium zhouii region GCGTCGCGGTCAACAGCCCCGCCGTCGCGGCGAGCGAGGTGATGGCGACGCCGTCGATCAGGCCGGCGCCGACGGTCTCGGAGATGGCGCCGCCCTGGGTGAGCGCGCCGAGCGCTGCGAGGATGCCGATGAGGAACGCCGCCCGCATCGTCGAGATGGCGTTGGCGCCGATGGCGGGTGCGAACGGCGGCGAGTTACTGTTGGCACCGAGGGTCCACGCCGTGACCAGGCCGGTGATCGTCGCGAGGGCCACGAGGCCCCAGAAGATGGCGTCTACCACGGTCAGTGGCTCCGTCCCCGGGGTCCGGGAACGCGGCACCTGATTTCGATCATCGTCGGTACCGTCGCCCCGAACGTGGAAAGTAGTGACGCACCCACCGACGTCGCCTGCCCGGCCTTACCTATCCAATTAGGCCGCGTTGTTTTTACACGGTTGTTCCTTTAGTTTACTATGTCCGACGTACTTCGACAGGTGGGGATCGATGACCGCTGACAACACCACTGTCGTCGCCCGTTCGCATTCGGCCGAGGATCTGGACGAGGTGTTCGACGCGCTCGCCCACCGCTATCGACGAGCGATCATCGAGGTCATGGAGTGGGGCGAACCGGCGACGCTCGAGGACCTCGTCACCCTGATAACCGACAGCGACGACTCCGCGGCGGCCAGTGACGTTCGCACGGCGCTCGTCCACAACCACCTTCCACGGCTCGCCGAGGCCGACGTGATCACCTACGACGCCGAGGCACGCGTGGCCGAACTCGACGACGCCGCCGCCGAACGCTCGATCCTGGCGGCCATTCGTGGGCCGAACTGAACGCGGCCACTCTCGATCGTCACGCTACGCAGTCTCTGCTTTCTCCGCTGTTCGCAGCGCTCCCCATCTTCTGGCCGGGCCAATCACAGGCTCGCCGTCTCGCGGGTCGTTCCTCCACGCTCGACGAAAAGCCGGCCCGGGCTTCGGCTGCGCCAGCCTACTGCTCGCGGCTGACGCCGCTCGCATATCGGTGGTTCCTCACTCCGCTCGGAACCACCCTACTCACGGTTCACTGCGTTCACCGTTCGTTATCTAGCAGGTCGCTCGCAGAGCGACCAGCCTACGCCTCGTCCAGCAGCGTCTCGCCGTCGGCCACGAACTCGGCGACGGTGTCCAGATCCAGCGTCACGCCGAGGCCGGGGTCGTCGGACAGTGGGACGGCGCCGTCCTCGATGACCGAGTCCTCCTCGACGAACTCGGGCCAGTCCGGGTCGTCGCGGCCGTGCCACTCCAGGGCGAGGAAGTTCGGGATGGCGGCGCCGACGTGGGCGCCGGCGACCGTCCCGAGCGGCGAGGAGACGTTGTGGAGCGCGACGGGGATGTAGTAGTCCGAGGCGCTCCACGCCGTCCGCGCCGTCTCGAACATCCCGCCGAACTTGGGCATGTCGGGCTGGAGGATGTCGACGGCCTGCTCCTCGATGAGCTGGCGGACGCCGTGGGTGCGGTAGAGGTTCTCGCCGGCACAGATGGACGTCTCCGACGCCCTGGTGACCTCGCGCTGGACGTCGAGGTTCTCCGGCGGGACGACGTCCTCGAGCCACCAGACGTCGTACTCCTCGACGGCGTGGGCGAGCTTGGTCGCGCTCTCGCCGGCGTAGTTCCAGTGGCAGTCGAAGGCGACGTCGGCGTCGTGGCCGACGCGCTCGGTGACGGCCTCGACGACGCTCGCCTTGTAGTCGATGGCCTCGGCGTTGAGGTGGCGGTTGTGCCGGTCCTTCTCGTAGCGTTTGCTCGCGTCGAGGTCGAACTTGATCGCGTCGAACCCTTCGTCGACGACCACCTCGGCGGCGTCGGCGTAGCTCTCGGGCGCGTAGATGTCGACGTCGTGGGCGTCCCGGTCGGCCGGGTCGTGGGCGCCGCCGAGGTGAGCACCGGCGTGGCAGTCGACGTACACCCGCGGCGCGTCGCGGAACTTCCCGCCGAGTAGCTGGTAGGCCGGCTGGTCTTCGAGCTTGCCCGCCAGGTCGTGGAGCGCGACGTCGATGCCGGCGATGGCCGACACCGTCGTCCCCGCGAGCGACCCGGTCGCCGAGGTGTACTCGAACAGTTCGTGGACCAGCGGCCCGATGTCGCGCGGGTCCTCGCCGAGCAGGCGGTCGCGGCACTCGCCCTCGACGATGTCGCCGACGCCGCCGCCCCAGTAGGCCTCGCCCGTGCCCGTCACGCCTGCGTCCGTATACACGCGGACGAACGTCCACGACCAGTCAGCGTCGACTTGCGTCGCCTGCACGTCCGTGATCTCGACGTCTTCCATGACTTCGGGTTTTCGGGGTACGCTAATGAAGCCCATGGCTACTGCCGGATCGATCGCAGGAACACCGACGGCGCCGAACCGTGGTCTAGCTGGTGCCTAAACCCGCGATATTCTCGGCCGTCGGTGACTGCGGACCGGGGACCGGTGACATCGACGTCACGTGGTCACAATCGTGTAGCAGAAAAGACACATACGGGGGCGCCGGAGTAGCAGTCGATGACAGACACCCAGCGAATTCTCGTCACCGGTGCGACGGGGAACCAGGGCGGTGCGGTCGTCGACCACCTGCTCGCGGCCGAGCAGTCCTTCGACGTCCGCGGTTTGACCAGGGACGCGGGCAGCGACGCCGCCGCGGCGCTCGAAGATCGCGGCGTGACGATGGTCGAGGGCGACCTCGACGACCCGGACTCCTTCCGGGCCCACGTCGCCGACGCGGACGCGGTGTTCGCCGTCACCAACTTCTGGACCCAGGGGTACGACGCTCAGGTCCAGCAGGGACAGAACCTCGCCGACGTCGCCGCCGAGGAGGGCGTCGACCAGTTCGTCTTCAGCGGCGTCGGGAGCCACGAGCGCGACACCGGCGTCCCACACTTCGACTCGGCCTGGGACATCGAGCAGTACGCCCAGGACCTGGACTTCCCGATGACGGTGCTCCAGCCCGTCTTCTTCTTCGAGAACTTCGAGGCGTTCGCGGAGGACGTCGTCGAGGACGGTCAGGTCGCGCTCCCGCTCGCCGAGGGCGTCTCCCTGCAGATGGTCGGCGTCGACGACCTCGGTCACGCCGCCGCAGTCGCCTTCGCGAACCCCGACGAGTTCGTGGGCGAGCGATTCGAACTCGCCGGCGACGAGCTGACACTGGACGAGACGGCCGACGTGCTCTCCGAGGTCACCGGCGTCGACGTCGAGGCGGTCCACGTCCCCATCGAGGACGCCTACGACTCCTTCGGCGAGGAGTTCACCGTCATGTGCGAGTGGTTCAACGAGGTCGGCTACGACGCGGACGTCGACGCCCTCGAGGACCGTTTCGGCTTCGCCTTCACCGACCTGGAGACGTACCTCCGCGAGAACGGCTGGGCGGACAAGCAGGGGATGGCGTCGGTGCCCGGCTGGGTCAAGGCGATGCAGTAAGCGCCGCGCCCACTCCCACTCGACCGCACTAGGCCTGCGATTCGTCGTACTGGCGCGCGATCAGTTCGATCCAGCCGAACTTCAGCCCCATCGAGGCCGCCAGCGCGACCGTCGCCCGGACCGGCTGTCGCCTGTAGGCGGCCAGCAGCGCGTAGCAAAACGTCGGCACGTTGGCGACGTTGAGCACGTTGGGCCAGCCGAGGTTCATCGTCGCGTTCCCCTCCGCGAGCCACCACCGCTCGGCCTCCACGGCGCGTTTCATCCAGCTCTCGGCCTCCGGGTCGGGGCGGCCGAACAGTACCGGATTGAGGGCCGTGAACGCCACGGCGAAGACGAACAGCCGCCAGCTCCGCCGGTAGAGCGCGAGGAGGAGCAGCGGTCCAGTGAGCGTCCGCGACCAGCCGCTCTTCGGATTCGAGTGTCGCGACCAGAACGCGTCTTCGAGGCAGTCCCGCAGGTCGCCCTCGGCAGTCCTCGTCATACCCGTACCTGTGCGCGCAGAGGTCAAAAACCTGCGCGACGCGGCGTCTCTCGCTTTCTCTCCGACGGGGATTGCGACGTCGCCCTGCACGATGACCGAACCGCTCACCTGCCCGCCAGTACGAACCAGATACGTACCCGTCGAATCCAAATAGCCTGCGTAAGCGACGCCCTCTATAGCGCCCGGAGACTCCGTCGAACCGAGGGACGACGTGCCGGTCGCGGAAAACGAACACGGCACCCGCTCCCCGTCCGACAATGACACAGACGCAGTTCGCCCACCCGAAATCCAACAGAACTGACTTCGACATCGGCCTCGTCTTCGCGGACCAGCGCACCGGCGACCTCCGGAAGGTCGTCTACGCCGACGACCGCGTGGTGCTCGTCCGGGACGAGACGGCCCACTCGACGCTCGTTCCACGCGAGGCGTTCGTCGCCGAGCTCGACGCCCGCTACCGCCGGCGTCCGGCGGCGGACCCCGACGTCGCCGGCGGGCCGTTCGAACGGTTGCAGGACCTGCTCGCCGAGTACGAGCGCCAGGACGGCCGTAAAGCCGAGCACAAGGCCGACGCCCTTCGCGAGGCACTCGGTCGGGTCGAAAATCCCGACGACGACGAACCGGTCTCCCCGGAGGTCCCCTTCGAAGCCGTCGACGGCATCGGTCCCTCGACGGCGGCGAAGCTCCGGTCCCGGGGGTTCGTCACCGAAGCGGACGTCAGGACGGCCTCGGACGACGCCCTGCTCGGCGTGGCCGGCGTCGGTCCGGCGAACCTGACCGCGATACGCGAGTTCGTCGACTGAGGTACCACCGACGGCGGTAATCCACCGTTTTTTCGTGACCTGCAGACGGACGTCGAGTAACCCCCGGTTACGGTGTTCGATCGCCCGTTCCGTTCTCGGCGCGACGGTCGAGCGGTGCCGCCTCCGCCGATTCTCCGCCCGGGCGACGGAACGCACTCCTGGTGCCGACGCGACCAGATTCGCCGCTCGCGAATGTCTCGCCCTTTCCGGTGAAGCGATTCATCCTCCGGGAATACGCCGCGGTTACGCCGGGCCGGTACCAGGTTACTCCAATCTGGATACCAGTCCTCTCTGGATTCCTACCGACTGGTCGCGGCATACGTACGACGATAAAGAATTAGGAGGACCCCTTAACCCCGAAAGCGCCGTTCAGTGGAGTATGGAATCAGAGAGCGTTCACGCACGTTCGAACCGGACGAATCCGGTCCTCGTCGCCCTGGCCTCCGCACGCCGCCGGATCGCACTCGCCGCACTCGTCGACGAACCAGGCCCCGTCTCCGTCGGGGTCCTCGCGAAGCGCGTCGCCGACGACCGGGACGCCGCGTCGACCGACGTGACCGACGACCGACGCGAACACGTCGCCCTCGTCCACCACGAACTGCCGAAACTCGACGCGACCGGCCTCGTCGAGTGGGACCGCGACGCCGACACCGTCGCGGCCGCCGACCACCCCGCGCTCGATAGTCCGCAGGTCCGTCGCGTCCTGGCGGCGCCCGAGGCGGAGTGGGACGACGTCCTGGAGTGTCTGGCCCACGACCGCCGCCGGACAGCCCTCTCCATCGTCGTCGACCACGGCGGCGCCATCGGCCGCCGGAACCTCGCACGGCGGACCCTCGCCCGCGAGCGGGACGCCCCGACGTCGTCGCTCTCGGCGAACGACGTCGACGAGGTGCTCGCGTCGCTGTACCACGTTCACCTGCCGAAACTCCGCGACGCCGGACTCGTCGTCGACGACGGCCTCGAGACGGTCCGGTACGCCGACCACCCGGACCTGGACGAGGAGTCGCTGACGCTCGACGCCAGCCAGGGCGCCGCACCGACGGCGCTCGTCTCACAGTAACTCAGGGCCGACTAGACTTTCCGAGACGGAGCGCCCTGATCCGCCTTCTCGACTCTCTGCTCACAGAGTCTTCGCTTCGGCCGGCGCCTGCCGCTGCTCACGGCTCGCGTTGCTCGCCGCTCGCTTGTTTGACGTCCCATCGCTTCGCTCGGCGACGTCCTGCTCGCGTGTCGCTCACTTCGTTCGCTCCCGCTCGCAATACGCAGGCCCCTCGCTCCGCTCGGCGCCTGCCGCTGCTCACGGGTCACTCCGTTCCCCGTTCGCTCGTGAGATGGTTCCTCGCTCCGCTCGGAACCATCCTGCTCGCGTGTCGCTCACTTCGTTCGCTCCCGCTCGCAATACGCAGGCCCCTCGCTCCGCTCGGCGCCTGCCGCTGCTCACGGGTCACTCCGTTCCCCGTTCGCTCGTGAGATGGTTCCTCGCTCCGCTCGGAACCATCCTGCTCGCGTGTCGCTCACTTCGTTCGCTCCCGCTCGCAGTAAGACGGGCCGCTCACTGCGTTCGCGCCCCGTCCTTCCCCCGAACAATCTTGTATCCAGCACTCCCACCCTCACCAACGACGAATTTCCGATGACGGATCGCTACAACCACGCACAGGTCCGGGAGTACTGGCAACACGTCTGGGAACGGGAGGGGGTGTACGAACTCGACGAGGAGGCCGCGGATCCGACGTACGTCCTGGGGATGTTCCCCTACACGTCGGGGGCGCTCCACATGGGCCACGTCCGCAACTACGCCATCACGGACGCCTACGCCCGCTACCGCCGGATGCAGGGCGACGACGTCCTCCACCCGATGGGGTGGGACGCCTTCGGCCTGCCGGCGGAGAACGCCGCCTACGAGCGCGACACCGACCCCGAGTCCTGGACCCGGAGCTGTATCGAGCGGATGCGCGAGGAACTGGAGACGATGGGCTTCGGCTACGACTGGTCCCGGGAGATCACCACCTGCGACCCCGAGTACTACCGCTGGAACCAGTGGCTGTTCGGGCAACTGTACGACGAGGGACTGGTCGAGTACGAGGGCGCCGCCGTGAACTGGTGTCCCGACTGCGAGACGGTGCTGGCCGACGCGCAGGTCGTGACCGACGGCGAAGACGGCAGCCACGGCGGCAGCGGCGGCGAATCCCACGCGCACGTCGAGGGAACGTGCTGGCGTTGCGAGACGCCCGTCGAACGGCGCGAACTCGACCAGTGGTTCTTCGCGATCACGGACTACGCCGACGAACTCGTCGACGGCCTCGACGACCTCGGCGGCTGGCCCGAGGGCGTCCGGGACAGCCAGCGCAACTGGATCGGCCGACGGGAGGGCGCCGAAATTTCCTTCGAGATTGCCGGCCACGGCGCGGTCGACGTGTTCACCACCCGGCCGGACACCGTCTTCGGCGCGACGTACCTGGCGGTCTCCCCGGGCCACGAACTGGCCGACGAACTCGCGAGTGACGATTCTGCCGTCGCTGAATACGTAGACCGGGTGCGAAACGGGCCGGACGGTGCGGAGGGCGCCACCGACGACACCTCCGGTATCGAGACCGACGCTGTCGCCGTCCACCCACTCACGGGCGAGGAACTCCCCGTCTACGTCGCCGACTACGTCCTCGACGACGTGGGGACGGGCGCGGTCATGGGCGTGCCGGCCCACAACCAGCGCGACCACGCCTTCGCGACGGCCCACGACCTGCCCATCGAGCAGGTGGTCGAACCTGTCGGGAGCGAGGCCGAAACGGCACGTCCCGACGAGCCGTTCACGGGGGAAGGGATGCTGACCGACAGCGGCGACTACGACGGCCTGGCCAGCGCCGCTGCGACCGAGCGACTTCTCGACGAGGACGCGTTCGAGGAAGCGACGACCTACCGCCTCCGGGACTGGCTCATCTCCCGGCAGCGCTACTGGGGGACGCCGATTCCGGTGGTCCACTGCGAGGAGTGCGGGCCTGTGCTGGTCCCGGAGGACGACCTCCCGGTCGAACTCCCCGAGTTCGTCCAGACGACCGGGAACCCGCTCGAGGCGGTCGAGGAGTGGAAGCGGGTCGACTGCCCCGACTGCGGCGGCCCGGCCGAGCGCGAGACGGACACGATGGACACCTTCGTCGACTCCTCGTGGTACTACCTCCGGTATCTGAGTCCACACCTCGATTCGGCTCCCTTCGACCAGGGGAAAGCCGACGAGTGGCTCCCCGTCGACGTCTACGTCGGCGGCGAGGAACACGCCGTGCTCCACCTGCTGTACATCCGCTTTTTCGCCCGGGCGCTGGCCGACGCGGGTCTCCTCGACCGCCGGGAACCCGTCGACCGGCTCATCAACCAGGGGACGGTGCTCCACGGCGGCGAGAAGATGTCCAAGTCGAAGGGCAACGCCGTCGCGCCCCACGAGTACGGCGCCGAGACGACGCGACTGTTCGTCCTCTCGGCGGCCCACCCCCAGCAGGACTTCGAGTGGACGGTCAAGGACGTGCGGTCGGCCTACGACTTCCAGCAGGAGATCTACGGGATGGTCGCGGAGTACGCCGACGGTGCGAGGGGACGGACCGAGAAAGCGCCCCACGACGCCTACCTCGAACGCGAAATCGACCGCACCGTCGCCGCCGTCACCGACGAGTACGAGCGATTCCGTTTCCACCAGGTCGTCGGCGAACTCCAGTCGTTCGCTCGCCTGCTCCGTCGCTACCGTTCCTACGACGAGCCCTACCGCTTCGCCTACAGTCGCGGTCTGCGGACGCTCGCGAAGCTGATCGCTCCGATCGCTCCCTACCTCGCCGAGGAGCTGTGGACGAAACTCGACGGTGATGGACTGATCGCCGCGGCCGACTGGCCCACTCCCCTGCAGGAGGTGGACGAGTACGCCCTGGAACGCGACCTGGTCCGGACGACGCTGGCCGACGTCCGCGACATCACCGACGTCGTCGACATCACCGACCCCGACCGGATCGAACTCGTCGTCGCCCAGCCCTGGAAGTACGACGCCTACGAGATCGCGCGCGCCGCCGACCCCGACGACGCCATCGTCGGGACGATCATGGAGGAGGATTCGATCCAGCAGCACGGCGACGCGGCGGCCGACTTCGCGAACTGGCTCGCCGCGGAGCAGGCCGGCCTCGAACCGGTGCTCGACGCCGAGCGGGAACACCGGATCATCGAGGAGGCCGCCTGGCTGTTCGCGGAGGAGTTCGACGCCGCCGTCGAGGTCCGCCGCGCCGCGGACGGCGACGACCTCGCGCCGAAGGCCCGACCGAACAAGCCCGCGATCCACATCAGCTGACGGGCCCATCGCTCCCGGAAAACCCCGTGACCGGACGGGTGCCAGCAGCTGTCACTGTGGTTATAAGTGGCTTGCGACCCATATCGCTACCATGGCATTCGACAACGTCACGTTCTTCGAGGTCAACCTGCCCAACGAAGTGTTCAGCAGCGATCGTACCGGCGAAACCGACGTCGAGCACGTCGACGTCGAAGCGGACGACGATTCGGACCAGTCCGGGGGCTCCAAGGGGAAACTGTTCCTCGTCGCGCTCGTGCTCGCCGGTGTCGCCGTCGCAGTCCAGCGATTCCGTTCCGGCGGCGACGACGACGAGGAGATCGAGATGGCCTACGAGGAACCCGGCGTCGAAGTCGAGCGCACCGAGCCCTGACCGGCCAGCCGCTGCCTTTTTTCGCGTCTCTCCCCAACCTCGCACATGCCCGCGCTCGAGGACACCCACATCGTCAACCGCCACCGCGTCCAGCCCAACCACGCCAACAACTACGAGTCGGCCCACGGCGGAATCGTGATGAAGTGGATGGACGAGATCGGCGCGATGTCGGCGATGCGCTTCGCCGGCGAGGCCTGCGTCACCGCGGCCACGGACGGCCTGGAGTTCAAGCGACCGATCCCCGTCGGCGACACCGCCCTCGTCGAGGCGTACGTCTACGACGCCGGCCGGACGAGCGTGAACGTCCGCGTCCGCGCCGCCCGGGAGAACCCCCACACCGGTGAGACCGAGTCCACGACCGACTCGCACTTCGTCTTCGTCGCCATCCGGGACGGGAAACCGACGCCGGTCCCCGAGGAACTCACCGTCGAAACCGAGGCGGGAGAGCGCCTCCGTGCCGAAGCCCTGGAGGGCTCTCAGTAGTCCTCAATCTCGTTGCTCGCGCGCGTCACGGTGGGCACGCTCGACGGACTCGACGAGCAGGTCCCGTTTCTCGCGGTAGACGAGGTGCGATTCACAGCCACAGTCCGAGGCCCCGAAGGCGGCCACCCGCTCGCCGTCGATCCGGGCGGCGATGGCACACTCCGCGTCGACGTCTGCCGTCTTCACCGCGGCGTCCAGTCGCGTGGCCGGGTCGCCGAGCAGGTAGTCGACGTGCCAGTGCCGGACGTCGCGCTCGCCGCTGGCCACCTCGCGGTGGCGGTCGACCCGACTGAACCCGCCCGGGCCGAACGCGCTCCCGACGTAGGCGTACCAGCCCACGGGAAGGGAGACGGCGCCGAGCGCACCGACCTCGACGGCGTCGCTCGCGGTTCGTTCGACGACGAGCGTGTACGTTCCGGCCGCCATCGGTTCTGTCCAACCTTCGCTCGCGGCCAGTCTATGCGTTCCGGCTCCGTCCGTGACGGAGGCCGCTGTTCCCGACCCGGTCCCCACGTTTCATGTATGCTGCACTACATAGTGTCCGTATGCGCCGCCGCCTGCTGGAGAGCCCGACGCTCACCCTCCTCGGGGTGTTCGTCGTCGTGTTCGCCGTCCAGTCGCTCCTCGGAGTCGTCGCCGGTCCGCTCGCGTCCCGTTCCCTGTTCGCCCTCTCGACGCCCGTCGCCGTCGAGCCCTGGACGGTGATCACCAGCGTCTACGCCCACGGCGGCATCTCCCACCTCGCCGCCAACGCCGTGGCGCTCGTCCTCGTCGGCTTCCCGCTCGAACGGGAGACGACGCCGGTGCGCTTCCACGCCTTCTTCCTCCTCACGGGCGCACTCGCCGGCCTCGCCGAGGTGTGGTTCGCCGCGGTCGTCGGGTCGATGCTCCCCGGCATCGTCGCCCAGGTGAACGTCCTCGGCGCCAGCGGCGCCATCTTCGCCCTCTTCGGCTACCTGCTGACGAGCAACCGACTCACCGACCGCGTCGTCGGCGATTTCGAGGTGAGCTCACGGGCCCAGCTCGCCCTGTTCGCCGTCGTCGCCGCGGCTATCACCGTCGCGACGGCGAGCCAGCAGGTCGCCCTCGTCGCCCACTTCACTGGACTGTTACTCGGGCTGCTCGCGGGTCGGCTGCACGTCCTCCGGCGCCGGTCGAACCACCCCGCGCCAGGGGTCGCCTGACCGGGTCGGGACCCGAAACGCCGCTCACACCCCTTCACTTCCACTCGAAACGAACCGGCCCCTCTCCCGTCTCCCGGTTTCGCGGCTGGTTCCCGCGGAGCAAGCGCTCTATCGGGCGATTCTCCACATGAAACGAAGGGGTGGTGGGGTGGGCTGGCGCCGTTCGTCCTTTAGCTGGCCCGGCCTTCGGCCGCGCCAGCCTACTGCTCGCGGGTCGCTCCGCTCCCTGCTCGCAATTACGGCGGGCCGCTCACTCCGTTCGCGCCCCGCCCTACTCCACAAAAACGTCCTCGTGCAACCGCCCAGTAACCTCCTCGGCGAGGGTCTCCAGGTTCTTCGTGTCCTCGCGGTTGTAGGAGATCAGCGTCTCCAGCGAGCCGTCCTGCCCGCGCTCGTGTTCGCGCCAGAGCCGGACGGCGTCCTCGCCGGAGATGTCGGGCCGGTCGCGCTCGATGCCGATGGCCTGCTCGATGGGCTTGAGACCGCCGGAGAGACCGATCTGTTTACAGGTGTACATCAGGTCGAGGTGGGGGATACCGAGGTCGACGTCGTAGCAGGCCTCGAGGAAGGGGACGTCGAAGCGTTTCCCGTTGAAGGAGACCAGCAGGCCCGCGTCGGCGAAGGCCGCGCGGAGCGACTCGGCGGACAGGTCGTCGCCCCGGACCAGCGTCGTCGTCTCGCCGTTCTGGTGGAGACTCACCGTGGTGACGTCGCACCACTGGGGTTCGAGGCCGGTGGTCTCGATGTCGAAGAAACACGCCTGGTCGGCGAACGACTCGTAGAGGCGCCAGCGCTCCCCGGACGGGAATCGCTCGTCGAAGAATGCGACGTTCTCGTCGTCGAGGTGGGACCGCCCCTCGTCGATGAACGCCTCGATGCGCTCGCCCGTCTTCGGTCCGACCGGTTCGGGGTGGAAGTCGTCCCAGTGAGTGACGCCCGCCTCCCACAGCCCGCGCTCGGTCTTCTCGCCGACGCCGTCGACCCCGATGAACGAATTCTCGACCCGCACGACACTAGGTGGGGTCGTGGTCGCAGTTAAACTCGTGGATCGGCCGTCCGCAGTCGGCGGGTCTGCCCCAACGCGACCTGGATCCCACATCCACGCCGCGTCGTCCGCCGGCTGGAGCGACGCCGCCGTTTTTCCCGCTTTCGAACGGGCGGATAGCAGGTGGCTAGTGGAATTTACGACCCGATTAATAATCTTTCCATCGTTAGATTATTTTTCCGAAGATGAAGAGGAAAACAAGGCGTTCGTTCCTTCGCAACGCTGGACTGGGGGGTACCGTGTTACTCGGGCTCGGTGTCGGACCTGGCGCGGGGGCTGCCGAATCGACGACGGGGGTCGAGTGGTCGCTGGCCGACGCGACGTCGGACTGGCCGACGTATCGCGGCACCGCCGCGAGGGCCGGATTCACGTCGGCGGCGGGGCCGGTCGAGGCGCCGGCGTCGCGTCGCTTCGCGGAGTCGGGACCGTCTATCGACAGCAACCTGGCCGTCGCGGACGGCGTGGCCTACTTCGTCCGGAACCGGGCGCGACCGAGCCTGGCCGCGTTCGACCTGGACCAGGAGACGACGGTCTGGGAGACGGACGTCACGCCGGGATCGGCGGCCGGCGTGACCCTCGCTGACGACACGGTCTACGTCGTCGGCGGGTCCCAGCAGTCGCCCGAGTGCGTCCCGGTCCCGCCCACGCTGGCGGCGGTCGACGCCGCCGACGGGACCGTCGAGTGGGACCACGAGTTCGACCCCGTCACGGTCACCTGGCCGACAGTCGCCGACGGCCGGACGTTCGTGGTGGCGGACGACTCGCTCGTCGCTATCGACGACGGCGGGGCCGTCGCGTGGCGAACGGATCTGGCGGACGGCACGGCCGCCGACCGCACGCTCGTCCCGACTGTCGCGGACGATCTCGTGGTCACGGCGGACGACGACGGCG contains the following coding sequences:
- the leuS gene encoding leucine--tRNA ligase; translated protein: MTDRYNHAQVREYWQHVWEREGVYELDEEAADPTYVLGMFPYTSGALHMGHVRNYAITDAYARYRRMQGDDVLHPMGWDAFGLPAENAAYERDTDPESWTRSCIERMREELETMGFGYDWSREITTCDPEYYRWNQWLFGQLYDEGLVEYEGAAVNWCPDCETVLADAQVVTDGEDGSHGGSGGESHAHVEGTCWRCETPVERRELDQWFFAITDYADELVDGLDDLGGWPEGVRDSQRNWIGRREGAEISFEIAGHGAVDVFTTRPDTVFGATYLAVSPGHELADELASDDSAVAEYVDRVRNGPDGAEGATDDTSGIETDAVAVHPLTGEELPVYVADYVLDDVGTGAVMGVPAHNQRDHAFATAHDLPIEQVVEPVGSEAETARPDEPFTGEGMLTDSGDYDGLASAAATERLLDEDAFEEATTYRLRDWLISRQRYWGTPIPVVHCEECGPVLVPEDDLPVELPEFVQTTGNPLEAVEEWKRVDCPDCGGPAERETDTMDTFVDSSWYYLRYLSPHLDSAPFDQGKADEWLPVDVYVGGEEHAVLHLLYIRFFARALADAGLLDRREPVDRLINQGTVLHGGEKMSKSKGNAVAPHEYGAETTRLFVLSAAHPQQDFEWTVKDVRSAYDFQQEIYGMVAEYADGARGRTEKAPHDAYLEREIDRTVAAVTDEYERFRFHQVVGELQSFARLLRRYRSYDEPYRFAYSRGLRTLAKLIAPIAPYLAEELWTKLDGDGLIAAADWPTPLQEVDEYALERDLVRTTLADVRDITDVVDITDPDRIELVVAQPWKYDAYEIARAADPDDAIVGTIMEEDSIQQHGDAAADFANWLAAEQAGLEPVLDAEREHRIIEEAAWLFAEEFDAAVEVRRAADGDDLAPKARPNKPAIHIS
- a CDS encoding DUF7344 domain-containing protein, with the protein product MESESVHARSNRTNPVLVALASARRRIALAALVDEPGPVSVGVLAKRVADDRDAASTDVTDDRREHVALVHHELPKLDATGLVEWDRDADTVAAADHPALDSPQVRRVLAAPEAEWDDVLECLAHDRRRTALSIVVDHGGAIGRRNLARRTLARERDAPTSSLSANDVDEVLASLYHVHLPKLRDAGLVVDDGLETVRYADHPDLDEESLTLDASQGAAPTALVSQ
- a CDS encoding flagellar basal body-associated FliL family protein encodes the protein MAFDNVTFFEVNLPNEVFSSDRTGETDVEHVDVEADDDSDQSGGSKGKLFLVALVLAGVAVAVQRFRSGGDDDEEIEMAYEEPGVEVERTEP
- a CDS encoding helix-hairpin-helix domain-containing protein, with product MTQTQFAHPKSNRTDFDIGLVFADQRTGDLRKVVYADDRVVLVRDETAHSTLVPREAFVAELDARYRRRPAADPDVAGGPFERLQDLLAEYERQDGRKAEHKADALREALGRVENPDDDEPVSPEVPFEAVDGIGPSTAAKLRSRGFVTEADVRTASDDALLGVAGVGPANLTAIREFVD
- a CDS encoding DUF7344 domain-containing protein; this translates as MTADNTTVVARSHSAEDLDEVFDALAHRYRRAIIEVMEWGEPATLEDLVTLITDSDDSAAASDVRTALVHNHLPRLAEADVITYDAEARVAELDDAAAERSILAAIRGPN
- a CDS encoding DUF6653 family protein, with product MTRTAEGDLRDCLEDAFWSRHSNPKSGWSRTLTGPLLLLALYRRSWRLFVFAVAFTALNPVLFGRPDPEAESWMKRAVEAERWWLAEGNATMNLGWPNVLNVANVPTFCYALLAAYRRQPVRATVALAASMGLKFGWIELIARQYDESQA
- a CDS encoding acyl-CoA thioesterase yields the protein MPALEDTHIVNRHRVQPNHANNYESAHGGIVMKWMDEIGAMSAMRFAGEACVTAATDGLEFKRPIPVGDTALVEAYVYDAGRTSVNVRVRAARENPHTGETESTTDSHFVFVAIRDGKPTPVPEELTVETEAGERLRAEALEGSQ
- a CDS encoding NmrA/HSCARG family protein is translated as MTDTQRILVTGATGNQGGAVVDHLLAAEQSFDVRGLTRDAGSDAAAALEDRGVTMVEGDLDDPDSFRAHVADADAVFAVTNFWTQGYDAQVQQGQNLADVAAEEGVDQFVFSGVGSHERDTGVPHFDSAWDIEQYAQDLDFPMTVLQPVFFFENFEAFAEDVVEDGQVALPLAEGVSLQMVGVDDLGHAAAVAFANPDEFVGERFELAGDELTLDETADVLSEVTGVDVEAVHVPIEDAYDSFGEEFTVMCEWFNEVGYDADVDALEDRFGFAFTDLETYLRENGWADKQGMASVPGWVKAMQ
- a CDS encoding mandelate racemase/muconate lactonizing enzyme family protein, whose protein sequence is MEDVEITDVQATQVDADWSWTFVRVYTDAGVTGTGEAYWGGGVGDIVEGECRDRLLGEDPRDIGPLVHELFEYTSATGSLAGTTVSAIAGIDVALHDLAGKLEDQPAYQLLGGKFRDAPRVYVDCHAGAHLGGAHDPADRDAHDVDIYAPESYADAAEVVVDEGFDAIKFDLDASKRYEKDRHNRHLNAEAIDYKASVVEAVTERVGHDADVAFDCHWNYAGESATKLAHAVEEYDVWWLEDVVPPENLDVQREVTRASETSICAGENLYRTHGVRQLIEEQAVDILQPDMPKFGGMFETARTAWSASDYYIPVALHNVSSPLGTVAGAHVGAAIPNFLALEWHGRDDPDWPEFVEEDSVIEDGAVPLSDDPGLGVTLDLDTVAEFVADGETLLDEA